Part of the Desulfosalsimonas propionicica genome is shown below.
AAGGTGGAACTGGAAAACATCCCGCAGATTGTTGAAAACACCCTGGTCAACAATGAGCCGGCTGAAAAACTGCTTTTCAAGGACCCGGCAACCAAAAAACGGGTTGCCCGGGAAGAAGACGTTCCGTTTTACAAGCTGCAGACCCGTTCGATTTTTGGAAAGAACCGCCTGATTGATCCCAACAGCATTGACAGCTACCTGGCTGTGGGCGGCTACCAGAGCCTGGCAAAAGCCCTGTTTGAAATGAAGCCCAAGGAGATCATCGCAGAAATCAAAAGCGCCAATCTTCGGGGACGCGGCGGCGGCGGTTTTCCGGCGGCCATCAAATGGGACTCCTGCAGCAGGCATAAAGGGCCCAAATACGTGATCTGCAATGCAGATGAAGGCGATCCCGGCGCATACATGGATCGCGGGCTGCTTGAAGGAAATCCGCATCTGATCATTGAGGGAATGCTCATCGGCGCCTTTGCCATGGGTTCACATGAAGGATACGTCTATGTCCGCCACGAGTACCCCCTGGCCGTGGCCAACCTTGCCAAAGCCATTGACCATGCAAAGCAATACGGGCTGCTTGGCGAAGACATCCTGGGATCCGGATTTGATTTTGACCTTCACATCAGCAAGGGCGGGGGCGCTTTTGTCTGCGGCGAATCCACTGCTCTGATGGCATCTCTGGAAGGCAAGCCCGGACGTCCCCGGGCCAAATATATTCACACGTCCGAGAAGGGTTTCCGCGACAGTCCCTCGAACCTAAACAACGTGGAAACCTGGGCCAATGTGCCCTTAATCATTGACAAAGGCGCCCAGTGGTATGCCGCCATGGGGACAGACTACAGCAAGGGGACCAAGATTTTCTCCCTGGTGGGCAAGGTGGTCAACACCGGACTTGTGGAAGTACCCATGGGCACAACCCTGCGCGAAATCATTTTTGACATCGGCGGCGGCATTCCCAAAAAGAAACAATTCAAGGCCGTGCAGACAGGCGGTCCGTCCGGCGGCTGCATTCCGGAGCAATTTCTTGACACCCCGGTGGATTTTGATGAACTGACAAAGCTCGGCTCTATCATGGGTTCCGGCGGCATGATCGTCATGGACCAGGACACCTGCATGGTGGACGTGGCCCGCTACTTCATCGAATTTCTCATTGACGAATCCTGCGGCCAGTGCAACCCCTGCAGGGAGGGCCTCAAGCAGATGATGGCGGTATTGACCCGCATTTGCGAAGGAAACGGAAAACAGGGCGATATCGAGCTGCTTGAGGAACTCGGGACCATGATGCAAAAATTTTCCCTCTGCGGCCTGGGCACATCCGCCCCCAACCCTGTCTTGACAACGATTTTATATTTCCGGGATGAATATGAAGCCCATATTTATGACAAAAAGTGCCCGGCCGGGGTCTGCAAGCCCTTGTTTCACTATGAAATCGATGAAGAAGCCTGTACCGGATGCACCTTGTGCGCCAAAAAGTGTCCGCAGGAGGCCATTTCCGGGGAAAAAAAAGAACCCCACGAAATCGACCAGGAAAAATGCATTAAGTGCGGCATTTGCTACGACATTTGCAAATTTGACGCCGTTGCCATTCGATAACTTATGACAAGGATTTAACCAGATATGATTACTTTCAAGCTGAACGGGCAGACGGTTCAAGGCGAGGAAGGCCAATATATTATCCAGGTAGCCGAGAACCACGGGGTCTACATTCCCACGCTCTGCGCCCACAAAGCCCTTGAGCCTGCGGGCATGTGCCGGCTCTGTACGGTGGAACTCTTTGACGGCCGCAGGACCAAATTTGTTACAGCCTGCAACTATCCCATCTGGGAGGGCATGGAGGTCCAGACAGACACGGAGACCGTGCATGAAGGGCGCAAGCTTATTGTTGAAATGCTCATGGCAAGGTGCGCCGACGTCCCGGTGATCCGGGAACTGGCTGAGAAATACGGCATTGATAAGCCCAGATTCGAGCAGGAGCACGAAACCTGCATTCTTTGCGGGCTGTGTACCCGGATCTGTGAAAGAATGGGCAACAACGCTATTACCCTTACGGACAGAGGTCTGGACCTAAAGGTTGACACCCCGTTTCACGTGCAAACCGATATCTGCCAGGCATGCGGTGCCTGCGCATTTATGTGCCCCACCGGCCATATCACCCTGGATAAAATCAATGAGCTGATCACGGCAAACAAGCCGCAAATCATCAAATCCGAATATGATGTGGGACTCAGGGGCCGCAAACCCATCTACGTGCCCTATCCCCAGGCTGTGCCCAATACCCCGGTCATTGACCGGGATGTGTGCATGCATTTTAAGACCGGCGGCTGCCAGATTTGCTCGGACATCTGTCCGGTCAACGCTATTGACCATTCCATGGAGGACGAAACCATTGAGCTTGAAGTGGGCTCTGTTATACTGGCGCCCGGGTTTGAGCCGTTTGATCCGTCCACCCTGGATTTTTACAATTACGATCACCCCAACGTGATCACCTCCATGGAAATGGAGCGGATGCTGTCTGCATCCGGACCCACGGGCGGGCACCTGATCCGCCTGTCCGACCACCAGGAACCCAAAAAAATCGCCTGGCTTCAGTGCGTCGGATCCAGGGACATGAACCGCTGCAACAATGCCTATTGTTCATCGGTTTGCTGCATGTATGCCATTAAAGAAGCGGTTATCGCCAAGGAACATGCCGGCGACGCCCTGGACTGTTCGATTTTCTACATGGACATGCGCACCCCTGGAAAGGACTTTGAAAAGTTCTATGAGAGCGCCAAAAACAACAGCGGGGTCAATTTCGTGCGCAGCCGGGTGCATACCATTAATCCGGTTGCCGATTCAGACGAACTTGAACTGCGATATGTCTCGGATAACGGCGAGATCCTGACTGACCAATTTGACCTGGTGGTACTTTCCATTGGCCTGCAGATTCCGCCCGAACTCGTGGAAATGTCCAGAGACCTGGGAATCGAACTTTCGCCTGGCAATTTCTGTGAAACCAATACCTTCACCCCGGTGGCCACCTCCAGGGAGGGCATATTTGCCTGCGGCGCCTTCCAGGGACCCAAGGACATTCCCCAGTCGGTCATTGATTCCAGCGCCGCAGCCTCTGCAGCCGCTGAAATCCTGTCCGATTCCCGCAATACGCGGACCAAAGAAAAAGAAATTGTCCCGGAGCGCAACGTGGGCGGGGAACGGCCCAGAATCGGCGTGTTTGTCTGCCGGTGCGGCATCAATATCGCCGGGGTTGTGGATGTCCCGGCAGTTGTGGAATACGCCAGTACCCTGCCCTTTGTGGAATATGTGGATGACAACCTGTTTTCCTGCTCCCAGGACACCCAGGAAAACATGGCCGCGATTATCGAGGAAAAAGGGCTAAACCGAATTGTGGTGGCCGCCTGCACCCCCAAGACGCACGAGCCCCTGTTCCAGGAAACACTGACCGATGCCGGGCTCAATAAATACCTTTTTGAAATGACCAATATCCGCAACCAGGATTCCTGGGTGCACAAAAACAACCCGGCCCTGGCCACGGAAAAGGCCCGGGACCTGGTGCGCATGGCCGTGGCCAAGGTCGCCCGGATGGAGCCGTTAAAGGAATCCGAGCTATCGGTCAATCCGGCCGCAATGGTTGTGGGCGGCGGCATTTCCGGCATGGCAGCCGCCAAAAGCCTGGCTGATCAGGGAATTGAAACCCATCTGGTGGAACAGACCGACCATCTCGGGGGCCAGGCGGTAAACCTCTATCACACGGCCAAGGGAGAATCCGTTGCCGAAAACCTGGAAAACCTCATTTCCCAGGTCAAGGGCCATGACAAGATCAAACTTCACTTAAATACCCGGATTCAGAACGTGGATGGTTTTGTGGGCAATTTCAAAACCATCATGCTTGAAAACGACCAGGAAGTGGAACTCGAGCACGGGGCTGCTGTTCTTGCCACGGGTGCAGCTCCCTATGAGCCCACGGAATACGCATATGGTCAGGATCAAAGGATTCTTACCAGCCTGGAACTGGACAGAAAGTTTCAAAAAGAGGATCCGGGCCTTGAAAAAATCAACAGCGCTGCTTTTATCCAATGCGTTGGATCAAGGGAGCCGGGCCGCATGTACTGCTCCCGGGTCTGCTGCACCCATTCCATTGAAAACGCCATAGAGCTCAAAAAGCGCAACCCGGAAATGAACGTCTATATCCTGTACCGGGATATCCGCACCTACGGGGAAAAGGAATACCTCTACAAGCAGGCGCGCCAGCTGGGCGTGATTTTCATCCGCTTTTCCCTGGAGGACAAGCCGTCTGTCGAGGTCAAAGATGACAGCATTGCCATTACCGTCACTGACCACATCTTAAACCGGCCGGTTGAGCTCAACGTGGACCTGCTGACCCTGGCAACGGCCATTATCCCGTGCAAGGATGAAGAACTGGCCAACTTTTTTAAGGTGCCCATGAATGAAGACGGATTTTTCATTGAGCGCCACGCCAAGCTGGGCCCGGCAGAATTTGCCACAGACGGCGTGTTTCTCTGCGGTATGGCCCATTATCCCAAGCCGATTGACGAATCCATCGCCCAGGCAAAGGCAGCCGTGGCCAGGGCCATCACACTGCTGTCCCGGCAATACATTTACAGCAGCGGTACCATTGCCGAAGTGGATCCTGTCAATTGTGCGGCATGCGGCGTTTGCGTAGCTGTCTGCCCGTATTCAGCCCCGTCTTTTGCCGAGGAAGGCCGGTTTGCCGGCAAGGCGCAAATCAATCCGGCACTTTGCAAGGGCTGCGGGCTCTGCGTGGCATCATGCCGCTCAGGTGCCATTCATCTCAAGGGATTTGACACGGACCAAATCATGTACCAGATCTTTGAAATGGACGAAGCAATATAAATATAGTTGATATCAACCCCTCCGGCGGCCAGCGGGCCGCTGGTGCGCAATCAGGAGATCAATGCATATGGCTGACAAGGAACCGAAAATCTTAAGTTTTCTATGCAACTGGTGCAGCTATGGCGCAGCCGATCTGGCGGGCGTCAGCCGGATGGAATATCCGAGCAATATACGCGTAATCCGTATCCCCTGCACCGGCCGCATGAGTCCAAAATTCATTTTGGCCGCTCTGCGCCAGGGCGCTGATGCGGTCTGGGTATCCGGGTGACATCCGGGTGAATGCCATTACCTGGAAGGTAATTACTACGCTCGAAGAAAATTCGCCCTTATGAAAAACCTGCTGGAGCACATGGGTGTTGAGCCCGAACGGCTGCATTTTTCCTGGATTTCCTCAGCCGAATCCACCAAATTCGTGGATGTGGCCACCAAGGTCACAGAATCGGTCAAATCCCTGGAAAACAAGGAAAAGAAATTTGTTAAAACCAAACCGAAGGTTGCATAGCAATGAAATCGTATACAGATAAAATCAAAGAGATCGCAAAACGCCTTCTCAAGGAAGACAAGGTCGACATGGTCATCGGCTATCGAAAGGGCACTGTCCCCCTGATGCATCAGCCCTTTTTTGCCACCAGCGAAGGCGAAGTCGACAGCTTTGTATGGGACAGCAATTGTGGACTCAACCTGGCCAACTATATTACAGACCGCAAAGAGCGCATCGGCATTGTGGCCACCGGCTGCAACTCCCGAAACATCGCTGTCCATGTCGTTGAAGGCAAAATCCAGCGCGATCAGCTCTATATCATCGGGGTTCCCTGCCAGGGCATGGTGGATCGCCACAAACTGGCCGCCATGGCAGAAGGAAATATCGCTTCCGTGGAAGAAGATGAAGACAAGGGCACCATTACGATTTCCGGCCAGGGATTTTCAAAAAGTGTAGACAAAGCAGAGGTGCTCCAGGAAAACTGCTCCATCTGCGTGCACAGAAACCCTGTGCTCTACGATGAACTGGTGGCCGATGAAGTCACTGAGCAAACCCGGGAACAGGCCGACCCCTATGCCCGGGTCCGGGAAATCGAGGCCATGAGCCCGGACGATAAATGGGCTTATTTTGATGACCTGCTTTCAGACTGCATCCGCTGCTACGCATGCCGCAATGCATGCCCCCTGTGTTACTGCCCCCAGTGCTTTGTGGATGAGTCCAACCCCCAGTGGGTGGGCAAAAGCGTGGATCCCACCGACATTCGCACATTTCACCTTCTGCGGGCTTATCATTGTGCAGGCCGTTGCACGGATTGCGGCGCATGCGTGCGCTCCTGTCCGGTGGGTATCAATGTCCGGGATTTTACCAAAAAACTGGAAAAAGACTGTCTGGAACTCTATGGATGGGAAGCCGGGCTCAATACTGAGCAGCGGCCGCCCCTGGATACCTACAAACCCGAGGATCCCGAAGATTTCATCAAGTAAGTGCCGGACAACCAATCATAAACGTTGACAAGGGCGATTATCATGAAAGTCATCAAGATTGACAAAAACGAATGGGCAAGCGGACTGGAAAAACTCCGCAGCGCCTACGAGCTGATCGGGCCGGTCAAGGAAAAGTTTTATCATGCATTCCAGTCCCTGGAATCCGGCCAACAGCCTGATATGGATTATATCAACACACGGGTTTCTCCGAAATACGTTATATATCCACAGTCCGAACTGATCCTCGAGTGTTCCTTAAACGAAAACGACGAGGATTACAAAATCTATAAGGAACCGGAAAAAGAGTATACGCCAAAAGCCATCCTCGGCATCCGGCCCTGTGACGCGGATTCTTTCTCCCTGGTCCGACGCAATTTTGACACGGAAGAATACAAGGACCCCTACTGGCTGCGGG
Proteins encoded:
- a CDS encoding NADH-quinone oxidoreductase subunit NuoF gives rise to the protein MVKFDNKEALESYIQELQAKAQSPDKGLISLCSGPGCIIHNSDKIRDTLTEEMEKHGIADKYEIRLTGCHGYCEQGPIMVIDPGGIFYPKVELENIPQIVENTLVNNEPAEKLLFKDPATKKRVAREEDVPFYKLQTRSIFGKNRLIDPNSIDSYLAVGGYQSLAKALFEMKPKEIIAEIKSANLRGRGGGGFPAAIKWDSCSRHKGPKYVICNADEGDPGAYMDRGLLEGNPHLIIEGMLIGAFAMGSHEGYVYVRHEYPLAVANLAKAIDHAKQYGLLGEDILGSGFDFDLHISKGGGAFVCGESTALMASLEGKPGRPRAKYIHTSEKGFRDSPSNLNNVETWANVPLIIDKGAQWYAAMGTDYSKGTKIFSLVGKVVNTGLVEVPMGTTLREIIFDIGGGIPKKKQFKAVQTGGPSGGCIPEQFLDTPVDFDELTKLGSIMGSGGMIVMDQDTCMVDVARYFIEFLIDESCGQCNPCREGLKQMMAVLTRICEGNGKQGDIELLEELGTMMQKFSLCGLGTSAPNPVLTTILYFRDEYEAHIYDKKCPAGVCKPLFHYEIDEEACTGCTLCAKKCPQEAISGEKKEPHEIDQEKCIKCGICYDICKFDAVAIR
- a CDS encoding FAD-dependent oxidoreductase, whose product is MITFKLNGQTVQGEEGQYIIQVAENHGVYIPTLCAHKALEPAGMCRLCTVELFDGRRTKFVTACNYPIWEGMEVQTDTETVHEGRKLIVEMLMARCADVPVIRELAEKYGIDKPRFEQEHETCILCGLCTRICERMGNNAITLTDRGLDLKVDTPFHVQTDICQACGACAFMCPTGHITLDKINELITANKPQIIKSEYDVGLRGRKPIYVPYPQAVPNTPVIDRDVCMHFKTGGCQICSDICPVNAIDHSMEDETIELEVGSVILAPGFEPFDPSTLDFYNYDHPNVITSMEMERMLSASGPTGGHLIRLSDHQEPKKIAWLQCVGSRDMNRCNNAYCSSVCCMYAIKEAVIAKEHAGDALDCSIFYMDMRTPGKDFEKFYESAKNNSGVNFVRSRVHTINPVADSDELELRYVSDNGEILTDQFDLVVLSIGLQIPPELVEMSRDLGIELSPGNFCETNTFTPVATSREGIFACGAFQGPKDIPQSVIDSSAAASAAAEILSDSRNTRTKEKEIVPERNVGGERPRIGVFVCRCGINIAGVVDVPAVVEYASTLPFVEYVDDNLFSCSQDTQENMAAIIEEKGLNRIVVAACTPKTHEPLFQETLTDAGLNKYLFEMTNIRNQDSWVHKNNPALATEKARDLVRMAVAKVARMEPLKESELSVNPAAMVVGGGISGMAAAKSLADQGIETHLVEQTDHLGGQAVNLYHTAKGESVAENLENLISQVKGHDKIKLHLNTRIQNVDGFVGNFKTIMLENDQEVELEHGAAVLATGAAPYEPTEYAYGQDQRILTSLELDRKFQKEDPGLEKINSAAFIQCVGSREPGRMYCSRVCCTHSIENAIELKKRNPEMNVYILYRDIRTYGEKEYLYKQARQLGVIFIRFSLEDKPSVEVKDDSIAITVTDHILNRPVELNVDLLTLATAIIPCKDEELANFFKVPMNEDGFFIERHAKLGPAEFATDGVFLCGMAHYPKPIDESIAQAKAAVARAITLLSRQYIYSSGTIAEVDPVNCAACGVCVAVCPYSAPSFAEEGRFAGKAQINPALCKGCGLCVASCRSGAIHLKGFDTDQIMYQIFEMDEAI
- a CDS encoding hydrogenase iron-sulfur subunit; this encodes MADKEPKILSFLCNWCSYGAADLAGVSRMEYPSNIRVIRIPCTGRMSPKFILAALRQGADAVWVSGUHPGECHYLEGNYYARRKFALMKNLLEHMGVEPERLHFSWISSAESTKFVDVATKVTESVKSLENKEKKFVKTKPKVA
- a CDS encoding 4Fe-4S dicluster domain-containing protein codes for the protein MKSYTDKIKEIAKRLLKEDKVDMVIGYRKGTVPLMHQPFFATSEGEVDSFVWDSNCGLNLANYITDRKERIGIVATGCNSRNIAVHVVEGKIQRDQLYIIGVPCQGMVDRHKLAAMAEGNIASVEEDEDKGTITISGQGFSKSVDKAEVLQENCSICVHRNPVLYDELVADEVTEQTREQADPYARVREIEAMSPDDKWAYFDDLLSDCIRCYACRNACPLCYCPQCFVDESNPQWVGKSVDPTDIRTFHLLRAYHCAGRCTDCGACVRSCPVGINVRDFTKKLEKDCLELYGWEAGLNTEQRPPLDTYKPEDPEDFIK